Within Paenibacillus sabinae T27, the genomic segment GGTCCGGGAGCTTTGGCGGCCTCGGATGTCAGCGGAGGAGGGCCGTAGATAGTGAAAAGTTCGCGGTAGCGGGCTTCGACGGAAGACGGATCTTCAGTGAACTGCTCGTATTTTTCCTGGATGTAGCCCAGATTGGGACCATAATACTTGCTCCAAACGGATTCGCTATAGGACTCATTGGCTGACATAACAAACATCCTCCTAACGGATACACTCCAGACGGGCGCCGAAGGGCGGTCTGTACAGGAGCTGCAATGATTACGTTTACATTCTATTATAAAAATAACCGATTATAAAGGTATGGCTTCCATCCTATTGTGCTACTTTCAATATAGGTAATCAATTCAACCTTTCGTCCAATCCGTTCGAAAAAAGGCATGAGTAATCACGGCGGTCTTCCCTTGGCCGACCAGCACCTTATAGACCGCATCGGGAGAGGTGATAAACGCTAATTATCGGGCCTATATGACTAGATAAATAATTTTTTACGTTAAAAAATATGATTAGGGGACTTGAAAAAGGGGTACTTGTAATTTATAGTCCTTATATACTACAGACTACTAAGAAGATACATAATTGAAAGCGATTGCTATATAGGGATTATCATTTCAGCCTGATTTGATCTTCCCTTCCGCGCAAATTATATGGTTTCCACCATTCGACACACTTTCGGCCAAGTCTTTTGTATAATAACCTTTGCAACCTAGTCAACAATGATGATCGTAACCAGATCCTTAAACAAGGGTCCAGTAAAAGGTAAACCTGCTGAAAAGCTGGGGCACAAAGTCTCGGGTCTAAGGTGATCTTTAGAAGCTACGACGGCCGGACTGCCTGGGGACAAAAATCTTAGGAGGAGATTTTTTGGATAAGTCCAACCAGGGGAAAATCGAAGAACTGCAGACGGTAGAGCTTGATATGGAATGGGTATATTTGCTTCTGAAGGCGAAGAAGCAAGGGATTCATGCGGATGAAATTCGTCGGTTCTTCAATGACAGGACGCTGAAGGCTATGTAGTGGAGAGGGGTCTGACAAGATAATCAAATTCATAATGACAGAGGCCATGGCGGCGCGGCGCCATGGCCTCTTTATGTCGGTATAAGAATCTGCAAGCTGCATGTCCGCACCTTCTTAGATTGCCCGCGGACAACGCATTATTGATCCTTTTGTTCAAGCCGCCATTTCTGGTAATCCAGAAACTCCTTGAACTCGCGTTTGCTTACACCTGAGGCCATGGCCTCCTGAACCAGCTTGAACCATTCGGAATCGAGCGGTTCCTCCTGCGAATCGGAAAGTTCTCCGTAGAGAAGAACGTGAACGGGTACGTCCAGAGCTTCGGCAATTTTCTCGATGAATTGGATAGAGGGGTTGGATTGGATGTTGCGTTCAACATTGCTTAAGTAGGATTTGGCCACATCGGCCTTGCCCGCCAGCTCGGATAAGGATAATCCCTTCTCCAGGCGGAGCTGCTGAATGTGCTGCCCTATGTTATCTGGCACGACTAGTTACGCCCCCCTCCTTGCTTTTTTGTACTAGTATAGCAAACGTCCGCAGACATGGCAAAACCGGCATTTTCCAGATTTGCCCGAGAAATCCGGAAGGTGCCGGCAATGCAGCTTATGAGCGGACATATGGCCTTCCCGGCGGCGCTGCGCCGAATGAAGGGTCAGGGCAAGCGTACGCCCCGAGAACTGACATACAGGTCATACCATTCCTTGCGGGTAAGCTCCAGCTTGTCTGCGTCTTTGCAAGCCGCGATGCGCTTTGGGTTTACCGTTCCGATGACAGGCTGAATCGCGGCGGGATGCGTCATCAGCCAGGAGAGAACGACAGCCTCCGGCGTTGTCCCTTTTTCTTCCGCC encodes:
- a CDS encoding anti-repressor SinI family protein; this encodes MDKSNQGKIEELQTVELDMEWVYLLLKAKKQGIHADEIRRFFNDRTLKAM
- a CDS encoding helix-turn-helix domain-containing protein, encoding MPDNIGQHIQQLRLEKGLSLSELAGKADVAKSYLSNVERNIQSNPSIQFIEKIAEALDVPVHVLLYGELSDSQEEPLDSEWFKLVQEAMASGVSKREFKEFLDYQKWRLEQKDQ